From Medicago truncatula cultivar Jemalong A17 chromosome 7, MtrunA17r5.0-ANR, whole genome shotgun sequence, a single genomic window includes:
- the LOC11440834 gene encoding probable protein phosphatase 2C 40 yields MGEHLDIVSIGSCVLILLLHGNDLYTLNLGDRRAVLATCSEKVNAIRLTDSHTVDNEAERLPEKVYGICHKKNLNDALMEILRVCNLSSPPYISSQPSLNVHKISNSDQFVIVGSDGLFDFFSNEEAVKLVESCILNNPFGDPARLQHGSIDECSGHEEKKVP; encoded by the exons ATGGGCGAACATCTGGATATAGTTTCAATTGGATCTTGTGTTTTAATTTTGCTTCTTCATGGTAATGATTTGTATACACTTAATCTCGGTGACCGTAGAGCAGTATTGGCGACGTGCAGTGAGAAAGTCAATGCGATACGACTTACAGATAGTCACACCGTTGATAACGAAGCTGAAAGATTACCTGAAAAAG TTTATGGAATATGTCATAAG AAAAATCTGAATGATGCGTTGATGGAAATCCTTAGAGTTTGCAATCTTTCAAGCCCACCATATATTTCCTCTCAACCATCACTGAATGTCCATAAAATCTCAAATTCTGATCAATTTGTTATAGTAGGGAGTGATGGTTTATTTGACTTCTTCAGCAATGAAGAAGCAGTGAAGCTTGTAGAGTCTTGTATCTTGAACAATCCTTTTGGTGATCCTGCAAG GTTACAACATGGAAGTATTGATGAATGTTCCGGACATGAGGAGAAGAAAGTACCATGA
- the LOC11442942 gene encoding heat shock 70 kDa protein 4 isoform X2, whose amino-acid sequence MTEKYEGVAIGIDLGTTYSCVGVWQEQNDRVEIIHNDQGNRTTPSCVAFTNSQRLIGDAAKNQAATNPSNTIFDVKRLIGRKYSDSIVQMDRLLWPFKVISGANNKPTIIVKYMGKEKRFVAEEISSVILSKMREIAEAFLESPVKNAVITVPAYFNDSQRRATKDAGEIAGLNVMRIINEPTAAALAYGLQKRANFVDKRNIFIFDLGGGTFDVSILTVKDNNYEVKATAGDTHLGGEDFDNRMLTHFVKKFKKKNNEDISRNPKALRRLRTACERAKRTLSYDTEATIELDAIYKGIDFSSSITRAKFEEMNMNLFEKCMETVNSCLADAKMEKNSVDDVVLVGGSSRIPKVRQLLQEFFQGKELCNSINPDEAVAYGAAIQAGRLSRGQIERMIQEAENFKAQDMKFKKKVEARNALDDYLYKVRKVMKNDSTSSKLTPVDKEKINSAMTKGKSLIGDSQQEDTFVFVDFLKELESIFESAMNKINKGDSDEKSDSDS is encoded by the exons ATGACAGAAAAATATGAGGGAGTTGCGATCGGAATTGACCTTGGCACGACTTACTCATGTGTTGGAGTGTGGCAGGAGCAAAATGATCGTGTTGAAATCATACACAATGACCAAGGAAACAGAACAACTCCCTCTTGTGTTGCTTTTACTAATTCTCAAAGATTGATCGGTGATGCTGCCAAAAATCAAGCTGCTACTAATCCATCCAATACTATCTTTg aTGTAAAGAGGTTAATTGGAAGGAAGTATAGTGATTCCATCGTTCAGATGGATCGACTTTTGTGGCCCTTTAAGGTCATCTCCGGTGCTAACAACAAACCAACAATCATTGTGAAGTACATGGGTAAGGAAAAACGTTTTGTAGCTGAAGAAATATCATCTGTGATTCTCTCAAAGATGCGAGAGATTGCAGAAGCATTTTTGGAGTCTCCTGTTAAGAATGCAGTGATTACTGTACCTGCTTATTTTAATGATTCACAACGAAGAGCCACTAAAGATGCAGGTGAAATTGCTGGTCTCAATGTAATGCGGATAATCAATGAACCGACTGCGGCAGCTCTTGCATATGGCCTTCAAAAGAGAGCTAATTTTGTTGATAAGagaaatatttttatctttgacCTTGGCGGTGGAACTTTTGATGTGTCTATTCTCACAGTTAAGGATAACAACTATGAAGTCAAGGCCACTGCTGGAGACACTCACCTGGGAGGTGAAGATTTTGATAACAGAATGTTGACTCACTTTGTGAAGAAGTTCAAGAAGAAGAACAACGAGGATATTAGTAGGAACCCAAAAGCCTTGAGGAGGTTAAGAACAGCTTGTGAGAGGGCAAAAAGGACACTTTCATATGATACTGAGGCCACAATTGAGCTAGATGCTATATATAAGGGAATTGACTTCAGTTCATCAATAACCCGGGCCAAGTTTGAGGAAATGAATATGAACCTCTTTGAAAAGTGTATGGAAACTGTTAATAGTTGTCTTGCTGATGCTAAGATGGAAAAGAATAGTGTAGATGATGTTGTCCTTGTTGGTGGTTCTTCTAGGATTCCTAAAGTGAGGCAGCTATTACAAGAGTTTTTCCAGGGGAAGGAATTATGCAACAGCATTAACCCTGATGAGGCTGTTGCTTACGGTGCAGCTATTCAGGCT GGAAGATTATCAAGGGGACAAATTGAGAGAATGATCCAGGAAGCTGAGAATTTCAAGGCTCAAGACATGAAGTTCAAAAAGAAAGTTGAAGCAAGAAATGCTTTGGATGATTATCTTTACAAAGTAAGAAAAGTAATGAAGAACGATAGTACTAGCTCAAAGCTCACTCCTGTAGACAAAGAGAAGATCAACTCAGCAATGACCAAGGGAAAAAGTTTGATTGGTGATAGCCAGCAAGAAGATACCTTTGTGTTTGTGGACTTTCTGAAGGAGCTTGAGAGCATCTTTGAATCTGCTATGAACAAGATCAACAAAGGTGACTCTGATGAGAAAAGTGATTCGGATTCTTag
- the LOC120576940 gene encoding F-box/FBD/LRR-repeat protein At5g53840 isoform X2, which translates to MKQEDRLSILPKIILHHILSRLPEKDAARTSVLSKAWADTWFTFPILSISDNKFTGWFPLSIDDVKRKRKKFIDYVTRTLSRFCDQGLAIKECKIILNRFELHYMSKHVDLWLKSASGSGVEVVELCLPCGPNYIEEGHGKCYVLPTGVIEAKSLTKVVLKGGIRVDQAFMNQSIKFFSLRVLSLWIVLLEDEHAIEHLISCCPFIEHITLKHCSVLSPGGGVKLMKSLSMHGLPKLKTVDVHGIQEVYIDVPSLEYLYYCHDVLNAPYKIHFDSCRNLKGLDLFSLEGNTITDKWFLELFSKFPFLERLKFVKCTMSETINISSVQLKVLELSGCHNMKEVNIDAPNLLSCEYIIDTQHLEPIISFVRSSSKLKVDVQIYIDYLDLGNLKEFLQNIKPENVLTSLSLFIFELTEDEFNPAVFQVSSPPPSVKHLHLHTFPKKETLYSSLLSILLSSCCFATISMRMHPCFCSREFIEFFYETLMRRKDDCFCSSSDTNCWWHGLKNLKVAHSMKIDENVDFKTLLESSSISSTPDISFRLEF; encoded by the exons ATGAAGCAGGAGGACCGATTATCGATTCTACCGAAAATCATTCTTCATCACATTTTGTCAAGGTTGCCAGAGAAAGATGCTGCTAGGACAAGTGTTTTGTCGAAAGCTTGGGCAGATACATGGTTTACTTTTCCTATATTATCTATTTCTGATAATAAATTCACGGGTTGGTTTCCCCTATCAATAGATGATGttaaaaggaagagaaaaaagTTCATTGATTATGTGACGAGAACATTGTCGAGGTTTTGCGATCAAGGATTGGCTATCAAAGAATGTAAGATTATATTGAACCGTTTTGAGCTTCATTACATGTCAAAGCATGTTGATCTTTGGTTGAAGTCGGCAAGTGGAAGTGGTGTTGAAGTAGTAGAGCTTTGTTTGCCATGTGGTCCCAACTACATTGAGGAAGGTCATGGCAAATGCTATGTTTTACCGACAGGTGTAATCGAAGCAAAATCACTTACCAAGGTGGTGTTGAAGGGCGGGATTAGAGTTGATCAAGCATTCATGAATCAGTCAATTAAGTTTTTTTCATTGAGAGTATTGTCATTGTGGATTGTTCTTTTGGAAGATGAACATGCAATTGAGCATCTCATTTCTTGTTGTCCTTTCATTGAACATATAACTTTGAAGCATTGTTCAGTTTTGAGCCCGGGAGGCGGCGTAAAACTCATGAAGTCTTTGAGCATGCATGGTCTACCAAAGCTCAAGACAGTTGATGTTCATGGAATACAAGAGGTATATATAGATGTCCCAAGTCTTGAGTATCTATATTATTGTCATGATGTTTTGAACGCACCATATAAGATTCATTTTGATAGTTGCAGAAATTTGAAAGGGTTAGACTTGTTCTCTTTGGAAGGTAATACTATCACAGACAAATGGTTTCTTGAATTGTTTTCGAAATTCCCTTTCCTTGAGAGATTGAAATTTGTCAAATGCACAATGTCTGAGACGATTAATATTTCAAGTGTTCAACTTAAGGTGTTGGAGTTATCTGGTTGCCATAACATGAAAGAGGTCAACATTGATGCTCCAAATCTATTGTCATGTGAATATATCATTGATACTCAACATTTAGAACctattatttcttttgtaagaAGTTCTAGTAAACTGAAAGTTGATGTTCAAATCTACATTGATTATTTGGATCTTGGTAACTTGAAGGAATTTCTCCAAAACATCAAACCTGAAAATGTTTTGACATCACTATCTCTATTCATCTTTGAGCTAACGGAG GATGAATTCAACCCAGCAGTATTTCAAGTTTCATCCCCTCCACCAAGCGTCAAACACTTGCATCTACACACTTTcccaaaaaaagaaactttgtATTCGTCTCTTCTAAGTATCTTACTTTCAAGTTGTTGCTTTGCAACTATATCTATGCGCATGCATCCTTGTTTTTGCAGCAGAGAATTCATCGAG TTTTTCTATGAGACTCTGATGAGAAGAAAAGACGACTGCTTTTGCAGCTCTAGTGATACCAATTGTTGGTGGCATGGCTTGAAGAATTTGAAAGTCGCACACTCAATGAAAATTGATGAGAATGTTGATTTTAAAACCTTGTTAGAATCGTCTTCAATTTCTTCAACTCCTGATATTAGCTTTAGACTAGAATTTTAA
- the LOC120576940 gene encoding F-box/FBD/LRR-repeat protein At5g53840 isoform X1: protein MISLSAVLVAFTTEMKQEDRLSILPKIILHHILSRLPEKDAARTSVLSKAWADTWFTFPILSISDNKFTGWFPLSIDDVKRKRKKFIDYVTRTLSRFCDQGLAIKECKIILNRFELHYMSKHVDLWLKSASGSGVEVVELCLPCGPNYIEEGHGKCYVLPTGVIEAKSLTKVVLKGGIRVDQAFMNQSIKFFSLRVLSLWIVLLEDEHAIEHLISCCPFIEHITLKHCSVLSPGGGVKLMKSLSMHGLPKLKTVDVHGIQEVYIDVPSLEYLYYCHDVLNAPYKIHFDSCRNLKGLDLFSLEGNTITDKWFLELFSKFPFLERLKFVKCTMSETINISSVQLKVLELSGCHNMKEVNIDAPNLLSCEYIIDTQHLEPIISFVRSSSKLKVDVQIYIDYLDLGNLKEFLQNIKPENVLTSLSLFIFELTEDEFNPAVFQVSSPPPSVKHLHLHTFPKKETLYSSLLSILLSSCCFATISMRMHPCFCSREFIEFFYETLMRRKDDCFCSSSDTNCWWHGLKNLKVAHSMKIDENVDFKTLLESSSISSTPDISFRLEF from the exons ATGATTAGTTTATCAGCTGTTCTAGTTGCTTTCACTACAGAAATGAAGCAGGAGGACCGATTATCGATTCTACCGAAAATCATTCTTCATCACATTTTGTCAAGGTTGCCAGAGAAAGATGCTGCTAGGACAAGTGTTTTGTCGAAAGCTTGGGCAGATACATGGTTTACTTTTCCTATATTATCTATTTCTGATAATAAATTCACGGGTTGGTTTCCCCTATCAATAGATGATGttaaaaggaagagaaaaaagTTCATTGATTATGTGACGAGAACATTGTCGAGGTTTTGCGATCAAGGATTGGCTATCAAAGAATGTAAGATTATATTGAACCGTTTTGAGCTTCATTACATGTCAAAGCATGTTGATCTTTGGTTGAAGTCGGCAAGTGGAAGTGGTGTTGAAGTAGTAGAGCTTTGTTTGCCATGTGGTCCCAACTACATTGAGGAAGGTCATGGCAAATGCTATGTTTTACCGACAGGTGTAATCGAAGCAAAATCACTTACCAAGGTGGTGTTGAAGGGCGGGATTAGAGTTGATCAAGCATTCATGAATCAGTCAATTAAGTTTTTTTCATTGAGAGTATTGTCATTGTGGATTGTTCTTTTGGAAGATGAACATGCAATTGAGCATCTCATTTCTTGTTGTCCTTTCATTGAACATATAACTTTGAAGCATTGTTCAGTTTTGAGCCCGGGAGGCGGCGTAAAACTCATGAAGTCTTTGAGCATGCATGGTCTACCAAAGCTCAAGACAGTTGATGTTCATGGAATACAAGAGGTATATATAGATGTCCCAAGTCTTGAGTATCTATATTATTGTCATGATGTTTTGAACGCACCATATAAGATTCATTTTGATAGTTGCAGAAATTTGAAAGGGTTAGACTTGTTCTCTTTGGAAGGTAATACTATCACAGACAAATGGTTTCTTGAATTGTTTTCGAAATTCCCTTTCCTTGAGAGATTGAAATTTGTCAAATGCACAATGTCTGAGACGATTAATATTTCAAGTGTTCAACTTAAGGTGTTGGAGTTATCTGGTTGCCATAACATGAAAGAGGTCAACATTGATGCTCCAAATCTATTGTCATGTGAATATATCATTGATACTCAACATTTAGAACctattatttcttttgtaagaAGTTCTAGTAAACTGAAAGTTGATGTTCAAATCTACATTGATTATTTGGATCTTGGTAACTTGAAGGAATTTCTCCAAAACATCAAACCTGAAAATGTTTTGACATCACTATCTCTATTCATCTTTGAGCTAACGGAG GATGAATTCAACCCAGCAGTATTTCAAGTTTCATCCCCTCCACCAAGCGTCAAACACTTGCATCTACACACTTTcccaaaaaaagaaactttgtATTCGTCTCTTCTAAGTATCTTACTTTCAAGTTGTTGCTTTGCAACTATATCTATGCGCATGCATCCTTGTTTTTGCAGCAGAGAATTCATCGAG TTTTTCTATGAGACTCTGATGAGAAGAAAAGACGACTGCTTTTGCAGCTCTAGTGATACCAATTGTTGGTGGCATGGCTTGAAGAATTTGAAAGTCGCACACTCAATGAAAATTGATGAGAATGTTGATTTTAAAACCTTGTTAGAATCGTCTTCAATTTCTTCAACTCCTGATATTAGCTTTAGACTAGAATTTTAA
- the LOC11442942 gene encoding heat shock 70 kDa protein 4 isoform X1, whose product MTEKYEGVAIGIDLGTTYSCVGVWQEQNDRVEIIHNDQGNRTTPSCVAFTNSQRLIGDAAKNQAATNPSNTIFDVKRLIGRKYSDSIVQMDRLLWPFKVISGANNKPTIIVKYMGKEKRFVAEEISSVILSKMREIAEAFLESPVKNAVITVPAYFNDSQRRATKDAGEIAGLNVMRIINEPTAAALAYGLQKRANFVDKRNIFIFDLGGGTFDVSILTVKDNNYEVKATAGDTHLGGEDFDNRMLTHFVKKFKKKNNEDISRNPKALRRLRTACERAKRTLSYDTEATIELDAIYKGIDFSSSITRAKFEEMNMNLFEKCMETVNSCLADAKMEKNSVDDVVLVGGSSRIPKVRQLLQEFFQGKELCNSINPDEAVAYGAAIQAVLHSESVKSVPNLVLRDVTPLSLGVSIRGDIMSVVIPRNTSIPVKRTNEYVTTEDDQSTVLIKVYEGERLKDSDNNLLGLFSLSLPLAPRGHPHKVCFTIDADGILNVSAVEETSGNKNEITITNEKGRLSRGQIERMIQEAENFKAQDMKFKKKVEARNALDDYLYKVRKVMKNDSTSSKLTPVDKEKINSAMTKGKSLIGDSQQEDTFVFVDFLKELESIFESAMNKINKGDSDEKSDSDS is encoded by the exons ATGACAGAAAAATATGAGGGAGTTGCGATCGGAATTGACCTTGGCACGACTTACTCATGTGTTGGAGTGTGGCAGGAGCAAAATGATCGTGTTGAAATCATACACAATGACCAAGGAAACAGAACAACTCCCTCTTGTGTTGCTTTTACTAATTCTCAAAGATTGATCGGTGATGCTGCCAAAAATCAAGCTGCTACTAATCCATCCAATACTATCTTTg aTGTAAAGAGGTTAATTGGAAGGAAGTATAGTGATTCCATCGTTCAGATGGATCGACTTTTGTGGCCCTTTAAGGTCATCTCCGGTGCTAACAACAAACCAACAATCATTGTGAAGTACATGGGTAAGGAAAAACGTTTTGTAGCTGAAGAAATATCATCTGTGATTCTCTCAAAGATGCGAGAGATTGCAGAAGCATTTTTGGAGTCTCCTGTTAAGAATGCAGTGATTACTGTACCTGCTTATTTTAATGATTCACAACGAAGAGCCACTAAAGATGCAGGTGAAATTGCTGGTCTCAATGTAATGCGGATAATCAATGAACCGACTGCGGCAGCTCTTGCATATGGCCTTCAAAAGAGAGCTAATTTTGTTGATAAGagaaatatttttatctttgacCTTGGCGGTGGAACTTTTGATGTGTCTATTCTCACAGTTAAGGATAACAACTATGAAGTCAAGGCCACTGCTGGAGACACTCACCTGGGAGGTGAAGATTTTGATAACAGAATGTTGACTCACTTTGTGAAGAAGTTCAAGAAGAAGAACAACGAGGATATTAGTAGGAACCCAAAAGCCTTGAGGAGGTTAAGAACAGCTTGTGAGAGGGCAAAAAGGACACTTTCATATGATACTGAGGCCACAATTGAGCTAGATGCTATATATAAGGGAATTGACTTCAGTTCATCAATAACCCGGGCCAAGTTTGAGGAAATGAATATGAACCTCTTTGAAAAGTGTATGGAAACTGTTAATAGTTGTCTTGCTGATGCTAAGATGGAAAAGAATAGTGTAGATGATGTTGTCCTTGTTGGTGGTTCTTCTAGGATTCCTAAAGTGAGGCAGCTATTACAAGAGTTTTTCCAGGGGAAGGAATTATGCAACAGCATTAACCCTGATGAGGCTGTTGCTTACGGTGCAGCTATTCAGGCTGTTTTGCATAGTGAAAGCGTTAAGAGTGTTCCAAACTTGGTTTTGCGAGATGTTACACCATTGTCACTTGGTGTCTCAATTAGGGGAGATATTATGAGTGTGGTGATTCCAAGGAACACTTCCATTCCTGTCAAAAGGACTAACGAATATGTTACTACTGAAGATGACCAAAGCACTGTCCTGATTAAGGTTTATGAGGGTGAGAGATTAAAAGATAGTGACAACAACTTGCTTGGTTTGTTTTCTCTTTCACTTCCTCTCGCACCTCGAGGTCATCCTCACAAAGTATGCTTTACAATAGATGCTGATGGAATTTTGAACGTCTCTGCAGTGGAAGAAACCAGTggcaataaaaatgaaattacaatAACTAATGAGAAGGGAAGATTATCAAGGGGACAAATTGAGAGAATGATCCAGGAAGCTGAGAATTTCAAGGCTCAAGACATGAAGTTCAAAAAGAAAGTTGAAGCAAGAAATGCTTTGGATGATTATCTTTACAAAGTAAGAAAAGTAATGAAGAACGATAGTACTAGCTCAAAGCTCACTCCTGTAGACAAAGAGAAGATCAACTCAGCAATGACCAAGGGAAAAAGTTTGATTGGTGATAGCCAGCAAGAAGATACCTTTGTGTTTGTGGACTTTCTGAAGGAGCTTGAGAGCATCTTTGAATCTGCTATGAACAAGATCAACAAAGGTGACTCTGATGAGAAAAGTGATTCGGATTCTTag